AGAAGCGCAACAGCCTTTTTGTTCATTCCATTGGTTTGCACGATGAGTCACCTTATTTTTCTCAATAGTCTAGATTATGATAACATAGTAGAGAAAAAAGGAAAGAGGGGATTTCTGTGTTTGACTTTGAAAAAGTGATTGAACGACGTAAATCGCGTTCTGTAAAATGGGATCGAATGGAAATGATATATGGAATCGAAGATGCATCCGATATTTTACCGATGTGGATTGCGGATATGGACTTTGCTGCTCCGGAAGTTGTTGTCAATGCGTTGAAAGAACGTCTGGATCATCCAGTTTTTGGCTATTCATATATTTGTGAAGGCTGTAAAGACGCAGTAAAGACATGGCTTGCTGAACGCCATGCATGGGAAACCAATAACGAATGGATGTTATTCCACCACGGTGTTGTTCCGGCAATCGCTTCGGTCGTTGAAACGTTTACGAATCCGGGTGACGGCATTCTTGTCACTTCTCCGGTCTATCCTCCCTTTTTCCAAATTCCTGAACGTCAGGGACGAAATATGGTCGAATGTATTATGAAAGAGCAAGACGGTGTGTACTCCATCGACTTTGAAGAATTCGAGAAATGCCTGCAGCAAAATGTAAAGTTATTCATTTTATGCAATCCGCATAATCCTGGTGGAATTGTCTGGACAGAAAATGAATTGAAAGAAATGTTGCGCCTGTGTACAAAATATGATGTCTTGATTTTATCGGATGAAATCCACGCCGATCTAGTCTTTTCAGGGCATAAGCATATTCCGCTCGCAACGCTTGCTGGTGAAGAGGCAGGTCGTATCATTACATGTGTTGCACCTACAAAATCGTTTAACCTCGCAGGTATCCAAGCAGCAGTAATGATTGCGACAGATGAAGGTGTGAGAGAGAAACTAACGTTCAATGCAATGTCACATGGTCAAATGGATTTGAGCTCTTTTGCAGCCGCGGCTTTGACTGCTGCCTATAAAGAGGGAGGCCCTTGGCTAGCTGAATTACTTGAAACAGTTTCTAACAATATGGACTATGCAATTCGTGAACTAACAGCTGCAATTCCTGGTTTAAAAATTGCTAAGCCGCATGGTACATACCTTCTTTGGATTGACTACCGTGGTACTGGATTTACCGAGATGGAAATCATGGACAAGCTTTTGACTAAAGGAAAACTTGCTCTTGACCCAGGCTCAAAATATGGCGAATCAGGACGCGGCTTCCTTCGCATGAACGTAGCAACACCGTTTTTAGTTGTTCAAGACGGCGTTAACCGATTTATCACTGCATTAAGTGAATGATTCAGCAAAATTATAAATCGATCACGAAGTTTACACTACTTCAATTTAATAAGAAAAAATGCTTCAAATAACACGATTTAAGTAACTAACAGCTGCATGAGAGGGCTAGACGTACTCTCTATGGTGAAAAGCATTACGAGGTAATTTTGCAATTGTAAGCCCATCAAAAAAAGAGAATAAATTATGTAAAAAAAACGGAACTGAGTCTTTGATGACTTGTTCCATTTTTTTTATATTCTAAACAGTAGTGGGCACTCATAATTTACTTTCTACTAACTAATACCTGTTTTGCAGTTTTTTTCGCATTTCACCATAGTAAAATCGTTTAAACTATAGATTGGGAAGTTTAATTCATGATTACCGATTATTATAGAACTAGTATTTAAAAAATTAGCTGAATTATTATTTACATGCATAAATCCATTTTGCGAGATTTAAAACATTTATAAAACTAGAGTTTAGTAACCCTAGATATCACTATTTTGGACATCTAACTCATAATTTTTCGGAAAATATTGTAATAGTCTTGAAGGAGTATTAATCAATTGATTCTTTGTGAAAATAGTCAAACCAACTTCATGAACTGCAATCATGCTATAGATTTTTTTTAGTTCTACATTGACAAAATCTATAGGTTCATTCCATTTATTCAGTGGTAATAATTCCGACTTAGAAAGATTTGTACCATTAATGACAAATGCATTTAGACCTAAATTTACTATATTAACAATAAAATCAACAACAATGTTTAACTGTTGCCTTGATTCTATTTTGCATATTACCCAGTTACTCCTAGTTTTCCCGGTACTGTAATCAATATTATTTTCTCTCATCAAATTTTCAGGATTTTCATCATATTTAATCAACTCTTCTAGTACACAATATATTGGAAATTCTAAAGCTGTTTCCACGAAAGAAGTTAGGAAATCTTTGGTTGGATAATCAATAGTAATTCCAACATCTAATGTGGTGAAATCTTTTTTCTCAAAACCAGTGCTTTTTATCACACTTTCATTACTATACTGAACAAAAAATTCCTTTTTCAAATAAAAAACCCTTTCCCATTAAAATTGAATTATTTTTGTATTCTATACCCTTTTGGTGCCATATGAGTAGGTTGATAATGAGCATTTCCTATATGATAATGCCAAAGATTTTTTTGTAATTTATCATCCTTTTTATTTACATAAGTTGCCTTCCCCTTATCAATAGAGAATATTCTACCATTAAAAGTCCTTTTTTTTACTTTTATCAATAACAACTTGTGACTTATTTTTGAAATATAATTAACGGAATGTTGGTTCAGAGCTAGTATGCGGTTTATAATTATTGCGTTGTGCATGTAGTGAGGAGGAAAAGCATGGAGCAAGATATAGGAATCGTCATTATTAGAAAACTGTTAACCACATTTGTTGCCACCATTACTTTTTCAGGGTTGATGGTGTATGGTATGATTTTTAGTTATAGTGGGTTTGAATATAACAAAGGGAATTCTTTCATGGGGTGGTTGTTGGTTTATTGTATATATGTGGGAGTCGTTATTTTACTGTACGGGAACGTTGTGTCACTAATTCTGGATGCCGTGCAACGGAAATGGTTTTTGAAAAAAGATTGGTTAACAATACTCATTTTAGGTGCTTTTGGATTGGTAAACGGATTGTTTTTTCAAGAAAGTACGTTAATGTGGTTCGGTATGGTTGTGGCTATCCTGTACGGGGTTATTGATAAATGGCTCTACAAAAGACAAAGCAAAGGGAAAAGTTTAAAAATGTTTGTATTAATGCCTATTGCTTTTATTTTTCTGTCGTGGTTATTTTTGCAATTGACATCGCCACCTCAACCGCCTTTCACAAAAGAAGATGCGATATCCACTGCAACTGCGGGAGTGGGAACTCTCATCGATTATTTTCCGAAAGAGGTCGGGTTACAAGAAGAAACAATTGATGGGTATAAAGTTGTGAGAGAAACGAGTGTAAAAGAAATAGGGAAAGAAAAATATATCGTGACCTTCAAAGAAAATTGGCAAATAGGAAATTCGAAAAATTCTTGGCTAATGTCCTATACTGTTAAACGAGGAACATCAACGTTGTATGAATATGAAGGTGTTGAACCTTCGTACTATAAAAATAAATAAAATGAATACCTGTGAGAAGTATTGTGCTACATTCAAACCCATTCTCCATATTCATTAACGTTAATCAACCTTTTCCTTTAACTGAGCCAAATAAAAAAACGAATGTGAATAAATGTCACTTAGATAATCCTATTTAATGGTTAGATCCTTAATCGTGATAAATAGTCGTCTCGCAGAATTCATTATTTGAGTCCTAATCGTTTGTATTTCATTTAAACTAGAAATCTTAATTTGAAGTTCTGCTACTCCTTTTAAATAACTGATATTTATATTCTCTTTTTCGATACCAAAATCTTGAATAAGCTTATTTGTAAACTTAGTTATTTTATCGTTGTTTTTTTTCCCAACATAAAATGAAACTTTAATCTTATAACTTCTAATGGAAATCAAATACTGATTCAAGGCCCAAATAAATTCATCTTTTTCAAAATGGCTTGGATCTCCAAATTGTTTGGCTTTGCCACAATGTTGACAAATTGCTATATAACGAACATGACGCACATCTACACCTGGTTGTTCAACATTCACAAAAACCTCATAGGGTATATACACATCATGTGAACAAAAACTACAAATAACAGGCTCATCAAAAATCGTAATACGACTTTTTTGAGGGCGTAAAGATTCATCAATACCGCTCATTCTTTTATCACTTCTGTGTACTCAATAATAGATACATGTTTTTGTAACGTATGATCAAATCGATTCTTTTCTTGAAACATTTGGATATCACCACATGACGGGCAGGAAAAAGATTGCAATGTTAGCTGATCCGTTACCGTTTCATCTAAAGGGTTTAAATCTATATAAACTTCACGATGCAGAAACTCTTCGTGCTGACAAAATAAACATACGAGCTGCTTGTCACGAATTTTTATTTGATACGTTCCTCTTCTTCTAACCATTCCTTCACCCCTCATCAAAAATACTGCCTTTACTCTAATACGTTCGAAACGAATGGTGGTTCCAAACACCAATTACTCAATCCCCCAGCAAAAATTTATAGTGACAATTTTCGTACTTCATCATCTGAATGGACAAAGTATTGGTATTGGAAATAGTTATCGTAATGATCTTTGTTCCAATGCTTTACAACTATCTTTTTCGACATTTAATTTTCCTCATTTCATAGTATTTCATCTTCAACTATCCTAGCCTTTAGCTGAATAAGAAAAGGGTGCTTTACCCCTAATTGAAGTAAAACACCCGTTAGTAAAACTAGAAAAGTGAAGCTTATTCCACAATAGTGCCCGTTTGCTGAATAAAAAATTTGGTTTTCTTTCATTCTTTCATTCTTTCGTTTTCTAGAAATAGTGAAATTGTCAAAATTAATAAGCAAATATTTAAAGAACCCCTTATTTATTTTACACCGTGAAAAACAAAAGATTTGGTATCTAAAGTTGCTTGTTTAAACACCCAATCTCCATAAACATGGGTTAGTGAAAAACCTACTTGTTGTAATGATTCATGGATTTCTTCTTGCGGTCGAAATTTTAATTGCATTTTTTCATGAATTACTACTTCACCTGTACGTGCATTTTTCACAGTCTCATAAAACGTAAAAACATCTTCTACAAACCCCTCGTATTCAGTCCAAATTTCAAGTGACTCACCGCTCACCTGATTCATTGCAACATCAGGTGTCATATCTTTTTCCCACTGTTCCCACACTTTTGCTAATGGGTTACGTGTATCAAAAATAAAATGACCTCCAGGTTTTAATGCTCGATATGCATCTGAAATGACGCATTGCCAACTTTCTTCTGTAAGAAATACTTGCGCAACATTCGCCGTCATTATGACAGCATCAAACGCATTTGTTTGTAAATTTGAACTATCACCAACAATCCAAGTCACTTCGCCTGGAAACTCTTTATTTTCCGCATATTCGATTGCTTCTTCATTTGGGTCAATAGCTGTAATATGATAGCCTGCTTTAGCAAAGTGAGTTGTCAATCTTCCTGTTCCACAACCTAAATCAGCTACTTTTTTAACATTTAACTTCTTTAATAGTGCTAAGAAGAATTCATCGTGTTTTCCCCAGCCATTAATTTGGTCATATACTAATGGAATCATTTATTTACCTACCTTCTAATTCATTACTTTTTCCGTTTATATTTTGGTGAAATATTTTTTGGCAATACCTGAACCACTAATAAATCACCTCTATTGGAATATAATTTCCTCTTCAACAATCTGACACGATTGTTAAACATTTGTGCCTGTTTGTTGATTTATTCATTTAGTTGTTGATAAATAGTTTGTCTACCGTGGTTTCTAATACACTCGCTATGTTAAATGCTAATTGTAAAGTAGGGTCGTATTTATCATTCTCAATTGCATTTATTGTTTGTCTGGATACCTTACAGAGTTTAGCCAGTTCTTCCTGAGATAATTTAGCTGATTTCCTTAATTTCTTAATTTGATTTTTCATTTAATCACCATACTTTTTCCTGTACATCACTAATGTTCCAAGATATATAATTAATATCACCGTCAGAATCACTATCGGCGAATTTCCATTACCATTATGAGAAGCATCCCCTTGAATACTTAGATAAATCGACTGTGCAACTTCTAAAATCAGCATACCTATAACTACCATAAACGCATATGATTGAGCTTTCGTATTGATAAACTTCCTTCTTTCATCACCCTTTAAAGAAAATGGTGCAACAAAAATCAAAATTCCGCAAACTAACAATACAGCTGAATACACAATTTTAACCCAATCCATTTTTTGTCCCCTCCTCCGAATTAATGTAAAAAGTATTTTACATTAATTGTAATCACAAACAAACGATATGTCAAATACTTTTTACATTATCTCCAAAAAAAAGAACCCCTTTATAATTAGGATTCTCTTCTCGTATAATTTAATAATCTTGCCCGA
This region of Sporosarcina sp. ANT_H38 genomic DNA includes:
- a CDS encoding MalY/PatB family protein — its product is MFDFEKVIERRKSRSVKWDRMEMIYGIEDASDILPMWIADMDFAAPEVVVNALKERLDHPVFGYSYICEGCKDAVKTWLAERHAWETNNEWMLFHHGVVPAIASVVETFTNPGDGILVTSPVYPPFFQIPERQGRNMVECIMKEQDGVYSIDFEEFEKCLQQNVKLFILCNPHNPGGIVWTENELKEMLRLCTKYDVLILSDEIHADLVFSGHKHIPLATLAGEEAGRIITCVAPTKSFNLAGIQAAVMIATDEGVREKLTFNAMSHGQMDLSSFAAAALTAAYKEGGPWLAELLETVSNNMDYAIRELTAAIPGLKIAKPHGTYLLWIDYRGTGFTEMEIMDKLLTKGKLALDPGSKYGESGRGFLRMNVATPFLVVQDGVNRFITALSE
- a CDS encoding class I SAM-dependent methyltransferase translates to MIPLVYDQINGWGKHDEFFLALLKKLNVKKVADLGCGTGRLTTHFAKAGYHITAIDPNEEAIEYAENKEFPGEVTWIVGDSSNLQTNAFDAVIMTANVAQVFLTEESWQCVISDAYRALKPGGHFIFDTRNPLAKVWEQWEKDMTPDVAMNQVSGESLEIWTEYEGFVEDVFTFYETVKNARTGEVVIHEKMQLKFRPQEEIHESLQQVGFSLTHVYGDWVFKQATLDTKSFVFHGVK
- a CDS encoding helix-turn-helix transcriptional regulator, translating into MKNQIKKLRKSAKLSQEELAKLCKVSRQTINAIENDKYDPTLQLAFNIASVLETTVDKLFINN